In a single window of the Heliangelus exortis chromosome 1, bHelExo1.hap1, whole genome shotgun sequence genome:
- the USP16 gene encoding ubiquitin carboxyl-terminal hydrolase 16 isoform X4 — translation MGKKRIKGKNTQSDESPDTQEPVCKHIRKGLEQSHLKKALLNVEWHVCQDCKAEDKTQEKSEEEIWLCLKCGHRGCGRNSQDQHAFKHYITPRSDPHCLVLSLDNWSVWCYRCDNEVTYNTSTRLGQTVDYIRKQVCTGSSHTEKQENKIFENKKVEKDSKNEQEKEISLKEENSHSSTTLEVSVKGLSNLGNTCFFNAVMQNLSQTPVLRELLKEAKMPGTTVKIESPELSIEPQLIKLDQPGHLTLAMYQFLTEMQETKKGVITPKELFAQVCKKAVRFKGYQQQDSHELLRYLLDGMRAEEIQRVSIGILKALTDSNKQNEEELKKKIKEYEKKKGIQSFVDRIFGGELTSTIMCDECRTVSLVHEPFLDLSLPVLDDQKVKITNERNVKKNKGKESEDEEDNNNGCYLKQRDETPGTSKHLQKKTKKLAKKQAKSQRRQKKLQEKVLHLTNICAAEQSEKDVEYNEESEVEINSETPDVSQEKESSNDCQDGCLTQKDLSIQENNTEVQSMHENTVKTEQEYHMDLPLEGLGCPGKFVNGLDNLSLNDENDEDEDELTTDFSKLHLGANAESDMSTLDDLQSSPLKTCEVSTEDPETAFCTLANREDLNPEESSIYHCLYQFTRNEKLTETNQLLCDVCTQRNYGPKKNIKSENKYVYTNAKKQMLISLAPPILTLHLKRFQQAGFNLRKVNRHIKFPEVLDLAPFCTAKCKNVTEGNTKVLYSLYGVVEHSGTMRSGHYTAYAKMRSLNNHLSDLVLQGQSPQALETEVVKGQWFHISDTHVQPVSVSKVLSSQAYLLFYERLL, via the exons ATGGGAAAGAAACGCATCAAAGGCAAAAATACACAGTCTGATGAGTCTCCAGATACACAGG AACCTGTATGCAAGCATATTCGTAAAGGATTGGAACAAAGTCACCTGAAAAAGGCACTGCTGAACGTGGAATGGCATGTTTGTCAGGACTGCAAGGCAGAGGATAAGACACAAGAGAAATCTGAGGAGGAAATATGGTTATGTCTAAAATGTGGCCATAGG GGCTGTGGCAGAAATTCTCAAGATCAGCACGCTTTCAAGCATTATATAACACCAAGATCAGATCCCCATTGTTTGGTCCTCAGTTTGGACAACTGGAGTGTGTG GTGCTACAGGTGTGATAATGAAGTTACATATAATACTTCAACCCGACTGGGTCAGACAGTGGATTATATTAGAAAGCAAGTTTGTACTGGTTCATCACATACAG aaaaacaagagaataaaatatttgaaaataaaaaagtagaaaaagacagcaaaaatgagcaagaaaaagaaatctcgCTTAAAGAAGAGAATTCTCATTCAAGTACTACTTTGGAAGTGAGTGTGAAAGGACTCAGTAACTTGGGAAATACATGTTTCTTCAATGCAGTGATGCAG AATTTATCACAAACTCCAGTCCTGAGGGAACTTcttaaagaagcaaaaatgcCTGGCACAACAGTTAAAATTGAGTCACCTGAGTTATCCATT GAACCTCAGCTGATAAAACTGGATCAGCCAGGTCATTTGACATTAGCCATGTATCAGTTCCTGACAGAAAtgcaagagacaaaaaaagggGTAATCACTCCTAAGGAACTTTTTGCTCAGGTTTGTAAAAA AGCAGTGAGATTTAAAGGTTATCAGCAACAAGACAGTCATGAATTGCTTCGTTACTTACTTGATGGAATGAGAGCAGAAGAAATCCAA CGAGTAAGCATTGGAATACTGAAGGCATTGACTGACTCtaacaaacaaaatgaagaagaacttaaaaagaaaattaaag aatatgaaaagaaaaagggaatacAGAGTTTTGTAGATCGAATCTTTGGTGGAGAATTAACCAGTACAATTATGTGTGATGAATGCAGAACC GTATCCTTGGTCCATGAGCCTTTCCTTGATTTGTCGCTTCCTGTACTGGATGACCAG aaagtaaaaattacaaatgagagaaatgttaaaaaaaacaaaggaaaggaaTCTGAAGATGAAGAGGATAATAACAATGGCTGTTACCTTAAGCAAAGAGATGAGACCCCTGGTACAAGTAagcatcttcagaaaaaaacaaagaaactggCCAAAAAACAAGCCAAG AGCCAGCGACGCCAAAAAAAGCTTCAAGAAAAGGTGCTTCACTTGACAAATATCTGTGCAGCTGAACAGTCAGAAAAAGATGTTGAGTATAACGAAGAGTCAGAGGTAGAAATTAACTCTGAAACTCCTGATGTTAGTCAAGAAAAGGAATCATCAAATGATTGCCAAGATGGCTGCTTAACTCAGAAAGACTTGAGTATACAGGAAAACAATACAGAAGTTCAGAGCATGCATGAAAATACAGTAAAGACAGAACAAGAGTATCACATGGATCTCCCATTGGAAGGCTTAGGTTGTCCTGGAAAATTTGTCAATGGCCTTGACAACCTATCTTTGAATGATGAGAATGATGAAGATGAGGACGAGCTTACTACTGACTTCTCAAAACTACACTTGGGTGCCAATGCTGAATCTGATATGAGTACCTTAGATGACCTTCAAAGTAGTCCTCTCAAGACATGTGAAGTATCAACTGAAGATccagaaacagcattttgtaCTCTTGCAAACAGGGAAGATTTGAACCCAGAAGAAAGTTCAATCTATCACTGTTTGTATCAATTTACCCGTAATGAAAAACTTACCGAGACCAATCAACTACTTTGTGATGTATGTACCCAAAGAAATTATGGACCaaagaagaacataaaaa gtgAAAATAAGTATGTTTATACTAATGCCAAAAAGCAGATGCTAATTTCTCTTGCTCCTCCAATTTTAACTCTTCACCTAAAGAGGTTTCAACAG GCTGGATTTAATCTACGGAAGGTTAACAGGCATATCAAGTTTCCAGAAGTGTTAGACTTGGCTCCTTTCTGTACAGCTAAATGTAAA AACGTGACTGAAGGGAATACAAAAGTACTGTATTCTCTCTATGGAGTTGTTGAACACAGTGGAACAATGAGGTCCGGGCATTACACTGCTTATGCTAAAATGAGAAGTCTGAACAATCATCTCTCTGATCTTGTCCTTCAAGGACAATCTCCTCAAG CTTTAGAAACTGAAGTAGTAAAAGGGCAGTGGTTCCACATCAGTGATACCCATGTACAACCTGTGTCTGTATCCAAAGTGCTGAGCTCTCAAGCCTATCTCCTGTTCTATGAGCGACTGCTGTAA